A section of the Rubritalea squalenifaciens DSM 18772 genome encodes:
- the prmC gene encoding peptide chain release factor N(5)-glutamine methyltransferase codes for MKTILDTLEAGTTWLEKKGIEDARRNMQLMICHQLDCSKIQLYTRFDEPLDESALAPLRVMLKQRGEGVPLQHLLGTVEFYLRDFHTDARALIPRPETEELAEILIKRFKLPESPAILDMGTGSGVLGITLAKEIPSAAVTCADVSTDALSLAEQNATALDAQNIRFVHSDLFSQIEGGYDLIVANLPYVPETDRPSLAPELAHDPDLALFGGQDGLDIIRTFIQEAPSYLNPGGIIALEIGIHQNEEVEKLLSATGFTDIKTYPDLSGILRFPTASKS; via the coding sequence ATGAAAACCATCCTCGACACTCTCGAAGCCGGCACCACGTGGCTGGAGAAAAAAGGAATCGAGGATGCCCGCCGCAACATGCAGCTGATGATCTGCCATCAGCTCGATTGCTCCAAGATCCAACTCTACACCCGCTTCGACGAGCCGCTGGATGAATCCGCGCTGGCGCCGCTGAGGGTAATGCTCAAGCAGCGAGGCGAGGGAGTCCCACTCCAGCACCTTCTCGGCACAGTCGAGTTCTACCTGCGTGATTTCCACACAGACGCCCGAGCTCTGATCCCCCGCCCTGAAACCGAGGAACTAGCTGAGATCCTGATCAAACGCTTCAAGTTGCCCGAGTCACCAGCGATTCTAGACATGGGAACCGGCTCTGGCGTGCTGGGCATCACCCTGGCCAAGGAAATCCCTTCGGCTGCAGTCACCTGTGCGGATGTCTCCACGGACGCGCTCTCCTTAGCTGAACAAAACGCCACAGCTCTGGACGCGCAGAATATCCGCTTCGTCCACAGCGATCTCTTCAGCCAAATCGAGGGCGGCTATGATCTCATCGTGGCCAATCTCCCCTACGTACCCGAAACCGATCGGCCGAGCCTGGCCCCTGAACTGGCTCACGATCCGGACTTGGCCCTATTTGGTGGGCAAGACGGGCTGGACATCATCCGCACTTTCATTCAAGAAGCACCTTCTTATCTCAATCCCGGCGGTATCATTGCCCTCGAGATAGGGATCCACCAAAACGAGGAAGTCGAGAAACTGCTCTCTGCAACTGGATTCACCGATATCAAGACCTACCCGGACCTATCAGGAATCCTCCGCTTTCCCACCGCCTCCAAATCGTAA
- a CDS encoding septal ring lytic transglycosylase RlpA family protein, translated as MKPVFLALLLPIILLASCASPSGYDGYMTRPYTVRSVHYTPMSVNQALYYDETGEASWYNESSWFGLKRGNTSLGEKVQAWHVTGAHKTLPLPCRVKVTNLSNGKELKLRLNDRGPFIPGRIIDLTPRAAKKLGFHEHGITKVRVQVLSVGDGKYEKKRPRKKRFLFF; from the coding sequence ATGAAGCCCGTTTTCCTCGCATTGCTCCTGCCGATTATTCTGTTAGCCTCCTGCGCTTCCCCCTCCGGCTATGACGGCTACATGACTAGACCCTATACGGTCCGCAGTGTTCACTATACCCCGATGTCTGTCAACCAAGCCCTCTATTATGACGAAACAGGTGAGGCCTCCTGGTACAACGAGTCTTCCTGGTTTGGACTCAAGCGCGGCAACACCTCACTAGGAGAGAAAGTCCAGGCCTGGCACGTCACCGGAGCTCACAAGACACTGCCACTTCCCTGCCGTGTCAAAGTCACCAATCTCTCCAATGGGAAGGAACTCAAACTTCGCCTCAACGACCGCGGCCCATTCATCCCCGGACGCATCATCGACCTGACTCCAAGAGCTGCCAAGAAACTCGGCTTCCACGAGCACGGAATCACGAAAGTCCGCGTCCAGGTCCTCTCCGTAGGAGATGGCAAGTATGAGAAAAAGCGCCCCCGCAAGAAGCGCTTCCTGTTCTTCTAA
- a CDS encoding homoserine kinase, whose protein sequence is MTRRTMVKQEPKEVRVFAPATVANVACGYDVLGFAINEPGDEVVVRHSDKPGLRITKITGDDGKLPKTVEGNTAGVAALDLLRHLGMTDRGIEMEIHKKMPFGSGLGSSAASAVAGVYAVNKLIGEPLSKLQLLPFAMTGEASADGAYHADNVGPSLLGGIVFIRSNQELDIAQLPVPKNLYAAVVHPDIEILTKVAREILPKEIPLENATQQIGNLGGLICGLIQEDYGMISRSIHDVIAEPRRQKLIPEFYKAKRSALANGALGFSISGAGPSVFALCEGKDTAKKVAAAVSKVFTDAGLGNQQHVSPINKNGVHVI, encoded by the coding sequence ATGACCCGCCGCACTATGGTAAAACAAGAGCCTAAAGAAGTCCGCGTATTCGCGCCAGCCACTGTTGCAAATGTGGCCTGCGGTTACGATGTTCTGGGCTTCGCCATCAATGAACCCGGTGACGAAGTCGTAGTAAGACACTCTGACAAACCTGGCCTTCGAATTACCAAGATTACCGGTGACGACGGTAAACTACCTAAGACCGTCGAAGGCAACACAGCGGGCGTTGCCGCTCTGGATCTCCTGCGCCACCTCGGCATGACTGACCGCGGCATCGAGATGGAAATCCACAAGAAAATGCCTTTTGGTTCGGGCCTTGGCTCCTCTGCTGCTTCCGCAGTAGCTGGCGTCTATGCCGTGAACAAGCTTATCGGCGAGCCTCTCTCCAAGCTGCAGCTCCTACCATTCGCTATGACTGGTGAAGCCTCTGCAGATGGCGCCTACCACGCGGATAACGTAGGCCCTTCCCTGCTTGGGGGCATCGTTTTCATCCGCTCCAATCAGGAACTGGATATCGCCCAGCTACCCGTACCCAAGAACCTGTACGCTGCAGTGGTCCACCCGGATATCGAAATCCTCACTAAGGTCGCCCGTGAAATTCTTCCCAAAGAAATCCCACTGGAGAACGCGACCCAGCAGATCGGTAACCTCGGAGGTCTGATTTGCGGCCTCATTCAAGAGGACTATGGTATGATTTCACGTTCTATCCACGATGTGATCGCCGAGCCACGACGCCAGAAACTGATCCCTGAGTTCTACAAAGCCAAGCGTTCTGCGCTTGCAAACGGAGCCCTCGGCTTCTCCATCTCTGGTGCCGGCCCCTCCGTCTTCGCTCTTTGTGAAGGCAAGGATACAGCCAAGAAGGTGGCCGCTGCCGTGTCCAAGGTATTCACCGATGCCGGCCTGGGTAACCAGCAGCACGTTTCTCCGATCAACAAGAACGGCGTTCACGTAATCTAA
- the prfA gene encoding peptide chain release factor 1, protein MDYASLIEKRRERFAEVEKLITDPDLFSDQKRASETMREHRRLKELLEMWDELENARTNLQENEQLAKEDDPEIAEMAEMEIPELQEKIETLSEKVQYSLLPADPNEDRDALLEIRAGAGGDEASLFAGELMRMYERHAETRGWKIEHLDSSPSEVGGFKEVVLKVSGEEVFRFLKYESGVHRVQRVPATETQGRIHTSTVTVAVMPEAEEVDIVIRPEDLHIQATRSGGPGGQHVNTTDSAVQITHLPTGLQVKSQDGRSQTQNKEKAMEILRTKLYEAKVREEEAKYSAQRRALIGSGDRSEKIRTYNFPQSRVTDHRINYTSHNIEGIMSGAFNEFTDNLQKAEMEQRLAEANMD, encoded by the coding sequence ATGGATTACGCCTCTCTCATCGAGAAACGCCGCGAACGCTTCGCTGAAGTAGAAAAACTCATCACTGACCCAGACCTCTTCTCGGACCAGAAGAGAGCCTCAGAGACCATGCGCGAGCACCGCCGTCTCAAGGAACTGCTGGAAATGTGGGATGAGCTCGAGAACGCGCGTACTAATCTCCAGGAGAATGAGCAACTGGCCAAAGAGGACGATCCTGAAATCGCCGAGATGGCGGAAATGGAAATCCCAGAGCTACAGGAGAAGATCGAGACTCTCTCAGAGAAGGTCCAGTACTCCCTGCTGCCAGCCGATCCTAACGAAGACCGTGACGCCCTGCTTGAAATTCGTGCCGGCGCCGGCGGTGACGAAGCTTCCCTTTTCGCGGGTGAACTCATGCGTATGTACGAGCGCCATGCGGAAACACGTGGCTGGAAGATCGAGCACCTCGACTCCTCCCCCTCTGAAGTAGGTGGCTTCAAGGAAGTCGTTCTCAAAGTTTCAGGTGAAGAGGTATTCCGCTTCCTCAAGTATGAATCCGGCGTGCACCGCGTCCAGCGTGTCCCAGCCACAGAGACCCAAGGTCGTATCCACACCTCCACCGTGACTGTCGCCGTGATGCCTGAAGCGGAAGAGGTGGACATCGTGATCAGACCAGAGGATCTCCACATTCAGGCCACCCGTTCTGGTGGTCCTGGCGGACAGCACGTCAACACCACTGACTCCGCCGTACAGATTACCCACCTTCCTACCGGCCTGCAGGTCAAGTCCCAGGACGGCCGTTCCCAGACCCAGAACAAGGAAAAGGCCATGGAGATTCTGCGTACCAAGCTCTACGAAGCCAAGGTACGCGAGGAGGAAGCCAAGTACTCCGCCCAGCGCCGCGCCCTGATCGGCTCCGGTGACCGCTCGGAAAAAATCCGCACCTACAATTTCCCTCAGTCCCGTGTAACGGATCACCGCATCAACTACACCTCCCACAACATCGAGGGCATCATGTCTGGCGCGTTCAACGAGTTCACCGACAACCTCCAGAAAGCTGAGATGGAGCAGCGTCTCGCCGAGGCAAACATGGATTAA
- a CDS encoding Gfo/Idh/MocA family protein: protein MKIKAGVAGTGSMGRNHARVYSLLEGAELTAIYDQDIERAKAVADEFGGVAVSSLEELAANAQAISVAVPTVAHREVGTKLMELGCDVLMEKPIANTLEDATALIEKSHELNRILQVGHIERFNPVMRELEKRLTEPKFIEAHRLSPFPNRSMDIGVVLDVMIHDLEIILHLVKSPVVSIDAVGVNVLTHREDIANARIRFENGCVANVTASRISPERMRKLRVFQGDCYLSLDYQGQSGEMYWKEGMEIKKGEVEIEKDEPLKLELDAFVGCVARGETPAVTGQHGAAALDVALEITNKIAAGI, encoded by the coding sequence ATGAAAATCAAGGCAGGAGTCGCTGGAACAGGTTCGATGGGGAGAAATCACGCTCGCGTGTATTCATTGTTAGAGGGTGCGGAGCTGACAGCGATCTATGATCAGGATATCGAGAGAGCCAAGGCTGTAGCAGATGAGTTCGGTGGCGTGGCAGTCTCCTCCCTTGAAGAGCTTGCGGCAAATGCCCAGGCGATCAGTGTGGCGGTGCCTACTGTGGCGCACCGTGAGGTGGGTACCAAGCTGATGGAACTGGGCTGTGACGTGCTGATGGAAAAGCCGATCGCCAATACTCTGGAAGATGCTACTGCCTTGATCGAGAAATCCCATGAGCTGAACCGTATTTTACAGGTGGGGCACATCGAGCGTTTCAACCCAGTCATGCGTGAGCTTGAGAAGCGTCTGACCGAGCCGAAGTTCATCGAGGCGCACCGACTTTCACCTTTCCCTAATAGAAGCATGGACATCGGCGTTGTACTCGATGTGATGATTCATGATCTCGAAATTATCCTGCACTTGGTCAAAAGCCCGGTGGTGAGCATTGATGCCGTCGGGGTGAATGTTCTGACTCACCGTGAAGACATCGCCAATGCCCGTATTCGTTTTGAAAATGGCTGTGTGGCGAATGTGACCGCCAGCCGCATTTCTCCCGAGAGAATGCGTAAGCTGCGTGTGTTCCAGGGAGATTGCTACCTCTCACTCGATTATCAGGGACAGAGCGGGGAGATGTATTGGAAAGAGGGCATGGAAATCAAGAAGGGCGAGGTGGAGATCGAGAAAGACGAGCCGCTGAAGCTTGAGCTGGATGCCTTTGTGGGCTGTGTGGCGCGTGGCGAGACCCCGGCTGTCACAGGTCAGCATGGGGCTGCAGCCTTGGATGTGGCCTTGGAGATTACTAACAAGATCGCCGCAGGAATCTAA
- the rpoD gene encoding RNA polymerase sigma factor RpoD, whose product MAAKKAAKKAAKKAATKTTAKKTATKKTAAKKVAKKTTAKKAAKKAPKKTTKATKAEEVAKEEAATPKAEDAGTEAKPKKQLSKLEALLEAEAAEKAKRAKKAPKNRIDTPEIQEKVRELIKLAKEQDYLTYDDINEILPNDLVEPADVEAILERLRSMEFDIIDASEVDRYQDRKRDSSSDDEPKSEQKLDILDDPVRMYLKQMGQVPLLTREQEVEISKRIEDAELTVQKYLHRFGFVAESYLELADKLMKGKERFDRVILDKKIESRERYMKTLPKLCDQLRQCHEDTDKVFRKLHAKNPRSVNKLEEELEKQLTSIARLYQRFYYKQKVVEDFCEEVEEYQKKFWKYQRKLQTNPDDKEFETKLRETQQLSWHTAEGFADNNKDLRHWMKMAYKAKTEMVEANLRLVISIAKKYTNRGLSFLDLIQEGNMGLMKAVEKFEYRRGYKFSTYATWWIRQAITRSIADQARTIRIPVHMIETINKLMRVQKQLVQEYGREPTPDEIAEEIHLPVERVRAVLKMAQQPISLQAPVGDSDDTSFGDFIEDKAAENPMEEAGFAMLKEKIVDVLDTLTEREREVLEQRFGLKDGYSRTLEEVGRQFQVTRERIRQIEAKALRKMRHPTRIRKLEGFIELPNM is encoded by the coding sequence ATGGCAGCAAAGAAAGCAGCGAAGAAAGCCGCAAAAAAGGCGGCTACCAAAACAACCGCAAAGAAAACGGCGACTAAGAAGACAGCCGCCAAAAAAGTAGCGAAGAAGACAACCGCCAAAAAAGCAGCCAAGAAAGCTCCTAAGAAGACAACCAAAGCCACTAAGGCCGAAGAAGTTGCCAAAGAGGAAGCAGCCACACCAAAGGCCGAGGACGCGGGAACAGAGGCAAAGCCGAAGAAGCAACTTTCCAAACTCGAAGCCCTGCTCGAAGCTGAAGCAGCGGAAAAAGCCAAGCGTGCTAAGAAGGCACCCAAGAACCGTATCGACACTCCTGAGATCCAGGAAAAGGTACGTGAGCTTATCAAGCTGGCTAAAGAGCAGGACTACCTTACCTACGACGATATCAACGAGATCCTTCCTAACGATCTCGTCGAGCCGGCAGACGTAGAAGCCATCCTTGAGCGTCTCCGCTCCATGGAGTTCGACATCATCGACGCCTCCGAGGTGGACCGTTACCAGGACCGCAAGCGTGACAGCAGCAGTGACGACGAGCCGAAGTCCGAGCAGAAGCTCGACATCCTCGACGATCCAGTACGCATGTACCTCAAGCAGATGGGTCAGGTCCCTCTCCTCACCCGTGAGCAGGAAGTGGAAATTTCCAAGCGTATCGAAGACGCTGAACTCACCGTGCAGAAGTACCTGCACCGTTTCGGCTTTGTTGCCGAATCTTATCTGGAACTCGCGGACAAGCTCATGAAGGGCAAAGAGCGCTTTGACCGTGTGATCCTGGACAAGAAGATTGAGTCTCGCGAGCGCTACATGAAGACGCTGCCAAAGCTCTGCGATCAACTCCGCCAGTGCCACGAAGACACAGACAAGGTCTTCCGCAAGCTTCACGCCAAGAACCCTCGAAGCGTGAACAAGCTCGAAGAAGAGCTTGAGAAGCAACTTACCTCCATCGCACGTCTCTACCAGCGCTTCTACTACAAGCAGAAGGTCGTGGAAGATTTCTGTGAGGAAGTGGAAGAATATCAGAAGAAATTCTGGAAGTACCAGCGCAAGCTTCAGACCAACCCGGACGACAAAGAGTTCGAAACCAAACTTCGTGAAACTCAGCAGCTTTCCTGGCACACCGCCGAAGGCTTTGCCGATAACAACAAGGACCTCCGCCACTGGATGAAGATGGCCTACAAGGCCAAGACTGAAATGGTGGAAGCCAACCTTCGTCTCGTAATCTCCATCGCCAAGAAGTACACCAACCGTGGTCTCTCCTTCCTCGACCTCATTCAGGAAGGTAACATGGGCCTCATGAAGGCGGTTGAGAAGTTCGAGTACCGCCGCGGTTACAAGTTCTCCACCTACGCTACCTGGTGGATCCGTCAGGCCATCACCCGCTCCATCGCGGACCAGGCCCGTACGATCCGTATCCCGGTTCACATGATCGAGACCATCAACAAGCTCATGCGCGTGCAGAAGCAGCTCGTTCAGGAGTATGGCCGTGAACCAACTCCAGATGAAATCGCGGAGGAAATCCACCTTCCGGTCGAGCGTGTTCGCGCCGTTCTCAAGATGGCTCAGCAGCCTATCTCCCTTCAGGCTCCAGTCGGTGATTCCGATGACACCTCATTCGGTGACTTCATCGAGGATAAAGCCGCTGAGAACCCAATGGAAGAAGCCGGCTTCGCCATGCTCAAGGAGAAGATCGTCGACGTTCTCGACACCCTCACCGAGCGTGAGCGTGAAGTTCTCGAGCAGCGCTTCGGTCTCAAGGACGGCTACAGCCGTACTCTTGAGGAAGTAGGCCGCCAGTTCCAGGTGACTCGTGAGCGTATCCGTCAGATCGAGGCCAAAGCCCTCCGTAAGATGCGTCACCCGACCCGTATCCGCAAACTGGAAGGCTTCATCGAGCTTCCAAACATGTAA
- a CDS encoding redox-sensing transcriptional repressor Rex — protein sequence MEIPRKAIYRLSIYSRCLKRLLENGIETVSSSALASAAGVKPAQLRKDLAYFGQFGTRGLGYPVEVLLNTIREVLGRAKLQPVVLVGAGNLGRALLRYDGFRKEGFEVLAAFDAKPDEIDESRIPVPVYSDDGLEDFIKENKVRMAIVCVPAEHGQAVANKLVDAGVQAILNFSPIVLQVPEHVVVTRVDLAIELENLSFFIDRD from the coding sequence GTGGAAATACCTCGTAAGGCGATTTACCGCCTTTCCATATACAGCCGTTGCTTGAAGCGTTTGCTGGAAAACGGGATTGAGACTGTCAGTTCATCCGCTCTGGCATCCGCCGCCGGGGTGAAGCCAGCCCAGCTGCGCAAGGACTTGGCCTATTTCGGCCAGTTCGGTACCCGGGGGCTCGGATATCCTGTAGAAGTCCTGCTGAATACGATCCGTGAAGTGCTGGGGCGTGCCAAGCTGCAGCCAGTAGTTCTGGTGGGGGCGGGTAACCTGGGACGCGCGCTCTTGCGTTACGATGGTTTCCGCAAGGAAGGTTTTGAAGTGCTGGCAGCTTTCGATGCCAAGCCTGATGAGATCGATGAAAGCCGTATCCCTGTACCTGTCTACAGCGATGATGGGCTGGAAGACTTTATCAAAGAGAACAAGGTGCGCATGGCGATCGTCTGTGTGCCTGCCGAGCATGGGCAGGCAGTGGCCAACAAGCTGGTCGATGCCGGTGTGCAGGCCATCCTGAATTTCTCACCCATCGTGCTTCAGGTGCCTGAGCATGTCGTGGTGACCCGCGTGGATCTCGCGATCGAGCTGGAGAACCTGAGTTTCTTCATTGATCGAGATTAG
- a CDS encoding cysteine dioxygenase encodes MSVSALHYPAKIVPFIEYLQGLTTRPPIDDLVAKMKKFDISMQELGSFVQFHDRGYRRNVVFENEHVQLLCLCWKSGQRSPIHDHAQSICAVKIVEGVASETLFEMTPSGYIKAVSTVDYGEGVIGSEDDDTHQVANLQEEGQDLVTLHCYAPPLRKMKTYSIDSKFSQMYEPVNEMHIYGSGI; translated from the coding sequence ATGTCAGTTTCTGCGCTACACTACCCAGCAAAAATCGTTCCATTCATAGAGTATTTGCAAGGTCTAACGACCAGACCACCGATCGATGATCTGGTGGCAAAGATGAAGAAGTTTGATATCTCCATGCAGGAACTTGGCAGCTTCGTGCAGTTTCATGATCGGGGGTACCGTCGCAACGTGGTTTTCGAGAATGAGCATGTGCAGCTACTGTGTTTGTGCTGGAAGAGCGGTCAGCGCAGTCCTATCCATGATCATGCGCAGTCGATCTGTGCGGTGAAGATCGTCGAGGGGGTAGCTTCTGAGACGCTCTTTGAAATGACACCCAGCGGTTACATCAAGGCGGTGTCCACGGTGGACTATGGTGAAGGGGTGATTGGTTCAGAAGATGATGATACTCATCAGGTGGCAAACCTTCAGGAGGAAGGGCAGGATCTGGTTACTCTGCATTGCTATGCGCCGCCGCTGAGGAAGATGAAGACCTACTCCATCGATTCCAAGTTTTCCCAGATGTACGAGCCTGTGAATGAAATGCATATCTATGGCAGTGGAATCTAA
- the murA gene encoding UDP-N-acetylglucosamine 1-carboxyvinyltransferase — MDKLIVHGGSTLNGSINISGAKNASLPILAASLLTDEDVIIRRVPDVSDTNYMIQILSALGAEVERSSGTVRISAKNISHDAPYELVRKMRASICVMGPLLARLGKARVSLPGGCVIGDRPVDLHIKGLKAIGTQIDMEGGNMDMRAPEGLIGTTVDLSGKHGPTVLGTDNLMMAAVLAKGTTVIESAAAEPEVVDLANFLIGMGAKIEGAGTRRITIHGVEKLHGVEHTIIPDRIEAGTFMVAGAMAAGPEGITLHRVCEADLKPVTEKLLEAGHTVEFNKNGTSVRVAPGENPKGCKITTAPHPGFPTDMQAQFTSLFAVTPGISVIEDTIFPQRFMHCAEMSRMGANIKVDNGRAVIEGGEQLSAAPVMASDLRASAALVLSALTAKGSTEINRLYHIDRGYEHIDEKLLMLGANVERVQS; from the coding sequence ATGGATAAACTCATCGTTCACGGCGGCAGCACTCTCAACGGATCCATTAATATTTCCGGTGCTAAAAATGCATCACTCCCTATTCTCGCGGCATCACTTCTCACTGATGAAGATGTCATCATCCGCCGCGTGCCCGATGTTTCCGACACCAACTACATGATCCAGATTCTCTCGGCTCTCGGTGCCGAGGTGGAACGCTCCAGCGGCACCGTCCGCATCTCAGCCAAGAACATCTCCCATGACGCTCCTTATGAATTGGTACGCAAGATGCGCGCCTCCATCTGCGTGATGGGGCCATTACTCGCCCGCCTGGGCAAAGCACGCGTCTCCCTGCCAGGCGGCTGTGTGATCGGCGACCGTCCTGTGGATCTTCACATCAAAGGTCTCAAAGCGATCGGCACCCAGATCGACATGGAAGGCGGCAACATGGACATGCGTGCCCCAGAGGGCCTGATCGGCACCACAGTCGACCTCAGCGGCAAGCACGGCCCGACCGTTCTCGGCACAGACAACCTGATGATGGCTGCCGTTCTCGCCAAGGGAACCACCGTCATCGAATCCGCCGCCGCCGAGCCAGAGGTGGTCGACCTCGCTAATTTCCTCATCGGCATGGGCGCCAAGATCGAAGGCGCTGGCACCCGCCGCATCACCATCCATGGCGTGGAGAAACTTCACGGAGTGGAGCACACCATCATTCCTGACCGTATCGAAGCCGGTACCTTCATGGTAGCAGGAGCGATGGCTGCCGGACCAGAGGGCATCACCCTCCACCGCGTCTGCGAAGCTGATCTCAAGCCTGTCACCGAGAAACTTCTCGAAGCAGGACACACAGTTGAGTTCAACAAGAACGGCACCTCTGTCCGCGTAGCTCCAGGTGAGAACCCGAAGGGCTGCAAGATCACCACAGCTCCACACCCCGGCTTCCCTACTGACATGCAGGCTCAGTTCACTTCCCTCTTCGCAGTGACTCCAGGCATCTCCGTGATCGAGGACACCATCTTCCCTCAGCGATTCATGCACTGCGCGGAAATGTCCCGTATGGGAGCCAATATCAAGGTCGACAATGGCCGTGCTGTCATCGAAGGCGGCGAGCAGCTGTCAGCCGCTCCAGTGATGGCTTCCGACCTCCGAGCTTCCGCAGCACTGGTACTCTCAGCCCTCACAGCCAAAGGCTCTACAGAAATCAACCGCCTCTACCACATCGACCGAGGCTACGAGCACATCGATGAAAAGCTTCTAATGCTCGGCGCTAACGTGGAACGTGTGCAAAGCTAG
- a CDS encoding YeiH family protein produces MAPVNITGRQGMTLYELIESQGYLSLDSMEGSLEVHRPPSLEGSKWALAPGILLAALLTVSAALLSKAPFPPFTMKGAALEHPLGVSVLAILLGLVFGSTVKLSKRVKLGCKWVAYWLIPVAIVCLGGKMEMAALQGVAGKMVLGVIAIMAVALGGGVIFGRLFGLGKRTSYLLGVGSAVCGSSAVMAVAPVTEADDEEVVLAVGAVNLVGLIAMMACVVALWIVPLDASFYGAWAGSTIHAVPQVIAAGQSHGADAASMATLVKLLRVSLLVPVVIGTAFVFGRAKNGQKGFQKERLVGVVPWFVWGFAIVVAIKALGWLPELVFENGNTVDVSQVMSDVSKWLLALAMAAIGFQVNLKSMAKSGGKAMLAAVCTWGVMAASAFLLLGLLV; encoded by the coding sequence ATGGCTCCAGTAAATATCACAGGGCGGCAGGGGATGACTCTGTACGAGCTGATCGAATCCCAAGGATATCTTTCTCTGGATTCGATGGAGGGTAGTCTCGAGGTCCATCGCCCGCCCAGTCTGGAGGGGAGCAAGTGGGCTCTCGCTCCGGGGATTCTTTTGGCCGCACTGCTGACTGTTTCAGCGGCTCTGCTCAGCAAGGCGCCGTTTCCTCCATTCACCATGAAGGGGGCTGCTCTTGAGCATCCACTGGGAGTGTCGGTTCTGGCAATTCTTCTTGGTCTGGTGTTTGGCTCCACGGTTAAGTTGAGCAAGCGTGTGAAGCTGGGCTGCAAGTGGGTGGCCTACTGGCTGATTCCTGTCGCGATTGTCTGTTTGGGTGGAAAAATGGAAATGGCAGCGCTGCAAGGTGTGGCCGGGAAGATGGTTCTTGGTGTTATCGCTATTATGGCTGTCGCCCTAGGTGGTGGCGTGATCTTTGGCCGCTTGTTCGGGTTGGGGAAAAGGACGTCTTACTTGTTAGGCGTCGGCTCCGCGGTGTGCGGAAGCAGTGCCGTGATGGCTGTTGCGCCTGTGACGGAAGCTGATGATGAAGAGGTTGTCCTCGCGGTGGGAGCGGTGAATCTGGTGGGCTTGATTGCCATGATGGCTTGCGTGGTGGCACTCTGGATCGTGCCGTTGGATGCTTCCTTTTATGGAGCCTGGGCAGGATCGACGATTCATGCGGTGCCTCAGGTGATCGCTGCTGGTCAGAGCCACGGGGCGGATGCGGCCTCTATGGCGACACTGGTAAAACTCCTTCGGGTATCCTTGCTGGTGCCGGTCGTGATCGGAACCGCCTTTGTCTTTGGTAGGGCAAAGAATGGTCAAAAGGGTTTTCAGAAAGAGAGGCTGGTAGGGGTGGTTCCCTGGTTTGTCTGGGGCTTCGCTATCGTGGTGGCCATCAAGGCACTGGGCTGGCTGCCTGAGCTTGTCTTTGAAAATGGTAATACGGTGGATGTCAGCCAGGTCATGAGCGATGTCAGCAAGTGGCTGCTTGCTCTGGCGATGGCTGCGATCGGCTTTCAGGTGAATTTGAAATCCATGGCTAAGAGTGGCGGCAAGGCCATGCTGGCTGCCGTATGTACCTGGGGCGTGATGGCTGCGTCGGCGTTCTTGCTGCTTGGCCTTTTGGTGTGA
- a CDS encoding LpxI family protein, whose translation MSEKTIGIIAGNGIYPETFVASAREKVPGVKLVVAGFHGETKEDLAQKVDAMEWFRVGQLGKLIKFFRSQGVSEAIMVGQIAPRNLFDLRPDMRTLMMLAKVKERNAESLFGAVADELEKDGIRLLNATTYLEHLLPEPGHVAGPKLKKRAMEDAEFGFRTAKETSRMDIGQSVVVRHGTVLAVEAFEGTNACIKRGGELGRGKSCTLAKVSKPNQDFRFDVPVIGALTIEACKEAGVGVIACEARKTLLLGREDVDRLCNEYGITIVALDGDA comes from the coding sequence ATGAGCGAGAAGACGATTGGAATCATTGCCGGCAACGGGATCTATCCAGAGACTTTCGTGGCTTCAGCCCGCGAGAAAGTCCCCGGTGTGAAGCTTGTGGTGGCGGGTTTTCATGGAGAGACCAAGGAGGACTTGGCTCAGAAAGTGGATGCCATGGAATGGTTTCGCGTCGGTCAGCTCGGAAAGTTGATCAAGTTTTTCCGGAGTCAGGGAGTCAGTGAGGCGATCATGGTGGGGCAAATTGCACCACGTAATCTCTTTGATCTGAGGCCGGACATGCGCACGCTGATGATGCTCGCCAAGGTGAAGGAGCGTAATGCCGAGTCCCTCTTTGGTGCCGTGGCTGATGAGCTGGAGAAGGATGGTATCCGCCTGCTAAATGCGACTACTTATCTTGAACACCTCTTGCCTGAGCCGGGTCACGTGGCTGGTCCAAAGCTCAAGAAACGTGCGATGGAGGATGCTGAGTTTGGCTTCAGGACGGCCAAGGAGACCAGCCGCATGGACATCGGCCAGAGCGTGGTGGTGCGCCATGGGACGGTTCTCGCAGTAGAAGCTTTTGAAGGCACGAATGCCTGCATCAAGCGTGGTGGTGAGCTGGGTCGTGGGAAAAGCTGTACCCTGGCCAAGGTTTCCAAGCCTAATCAGGATTTCCGTTTTGATGTTCCTGTCATCGGCGCTCTGACCATCGAGGCCTGCAAGGAGGCTGGCGTGGGCGTGATTGCCTGTGAGGCCCGTAAGACGCTTTTGTTGGGCAGAGAGGATGTCGACAGGCTCTGTAATGAGTACGGAATCACCATTGTAGCCTTGGATGGCGATGCTTGA